A region from the Polyangiaceae bacterium genome encodes:
- a CDS encoding 5-formyltetrahydrofolate cyclo-ligase gives MDGFDSKLLHEISRRAKRELRRKLRAARQALPPRGIAQRSEQIAERVLSLSDYRSARSVACFAPMPGKNEVDLSSVDAAARRAQKVVYYPFMDPTESGFRTGFRLVADPSELVDRGRGFAEPPPAAPEAKRGDIDLVLVPALAADGMGQRLGYGAGFYDSTLPDVRPPARAVVVVFGFQLLAELPVEEHDVRCDVVVSDDRIIEIDP, from the coding sequence GTGGACGGGTTCGACTCGAAGCTCCTGCACGAGATCTCGCGGCGCGCCAAGCGCGAGCTTCGACGCAAGCTGCGAGCCGCGCGTCAGGCGCTGCCGCCTCGAGGCATTGCCCAGCGCAGCGAGCAGATCGCCGAGCGTGTGCTGTCGCTGTCGGACTACCGCTCCGCGAGGTCGGTGGCGTGTTTTGCCCCAATGCCGGGCAAGAACGAAGTGGACCTGTCGAGCGTGGACGCTGCCGCGCGCCGCGCGCAGAAGGTCGTGTACTACCCGTTCATGGATCCCACGGAGTCCGGCTTCCGCACCGGGTTTCGACTGGTCGCCGATCCGAGCGAGCTCGTGGATCGGGGGCGTGGCTTCGCGGAGCCCCCGCCCGCGGCGCCGGAGGCCAAGCGCGGAGACATCGATCTGGTGCTGGTCCCCGCCTTGGCGGCGGACGGCATGGGCCAGCGCCTGGGCTATGGCGCGGGGTTCTACGATTCCACCCTGCCGGACGTGAGGCCGCCGGCCCGGGCCGTGGTCGTGGTCTTCGGCTTTCAGCTGTTGGCGGAGCTGCCGGTAGAGGAGCACGACGTACGGTGTGACGTGGTCGTCTCCGACGACCGGATCATCGAGATCGACCCTTAG
- a CDS encoding PrsW family intramembrane metalloprotease, giving the protein MNLALCIALGLVPLAAAALLWRRMNKFRHVSGRLTLAVVAAGAVLGVVAVFVERLVLSFSGLAFRAQEVGVTGALLATLLLAAPLEEALKVLVVWPLYATRQIMSARLGLTYAACAGAGLAASEGFLLSLAGGDSWIAARVLVGMPAHLFFAGMWGYALGSPRSRARWFPVAWLSAVVLHGLYDHIVFGRGPGLLVVALPMLIAMLLFSWLGLREVAPRSDSRSSMLLSSLPEPPSLRAMRRALRRTDRPLMLHWIGIGALVTVGVMLVCVVAAVYVGHVVGVDFAVADESDVRSSGPLILVGTGLLAGFPIAGYLVARASSATSVLEPAMGATVAIVLTVALLSLAAPVAVIFALAVAPVAFALACGGAWFGLAR; this is encoded by the coding sequence GTGAACCTCGCTCTCTGCATCGCCCTCGGGCTCGTCCCGCTGGCAGCGGCGGCACTGCTCTGGCGCCGCATGAACAAGTTCCGGCACGTGTCCGGTCGGCTCACGCTGGCCGTCGTCGCCGCCGGCGCCGTCTTGGGCGTGGTGGCGGTGTTCGTGGAGCGGCTGGTTCTGAGCTTCTCCGGCCTCGCCTTCCGCGCCCAAGAAGTGGGCGTGACCGGAGCTCTGCTGGCCACGTTGCTGCTGGCGGCGCCGCTGGAGGAGGCCCTCAAGGTGCTGGTGGTGTGGCCGCTGTACGCCACTCGCCAGATCATGAGCGCGCGCTTGGGCCTCACCTACGCGGCTTGCGCGGGCGCCGGCCTGGCCGCCAGCGAAGGCTTCTTGCTGAGCCTCGCCGGCGGGGACTCGTGGATCGCGGCTCGGGTGCTGGTGGGAATGCCGGCGCACTTGTTCTTCGCCGGCATGTGGGGCTACGCCCTCGGCTCCCCGCGCTCCCGCGCACGCTGGTTCCCCGTCGCCTGGCTCAGCGCCGTGGTGCTGCACGGCCTGTACGACCACATCGTGTTCGGCCGCGGTCCGGGCCTCCTGGTCGTCGCGCTGCCTATGCTCATCGCGATGCTGCTGTTCTCGTGGTTGGGCTTGCGCGAGGTTGCGCCGCGCTCCGACTCGCGTTCTTCGATGTTGCTGTCGTCGCTGCCGGAGCCGCCATCGCTGCGCGCCATGCGTCGCGCCCTCCGGCGCACGGATCGTCCCTTGATGCTCCACTGGATCGGCATCGGCGCGTTGGTCACGGTGGGCGTGATGCTCGTGTGCGTCGTCGCCGCCGTGTACGTGGGCCACGTGGTGGGCGTCGATTTCGCCGTAGCCGACGAATCCGACGTGCGCTCCTCGGGCCCGCTGATTCTCGTCGGAACTGGGCTCCTCGCCGGCTTTCCGATCGCCGGCTACTTGGTGGCCCGCGCCTCCTCCGCCACCAGCGTGCTCGAGCCCGCCATGGGCGCCACCGTCGCCATCGTGCTCACCGTGGCGCTGTTGTCGCTGGCGGCCCCCGTCGCCGTGATCTTCGCTCTGGCGGTGGCCCCCGTCGCCTTTGCGTTGGCCTGTGGTGGCGCGTGGTTCGGGTTAGCCCGCTGA
- a CDS encoding transcriptional repressor, whose product MKSSGADKGVGGVPKPPDTERLRQQLEAYMTKRGLRSTEQRRAIIDTFFDQTEHVTIDRMLELVRHEDPRIGYATVYRTMKLLVDGGIVHELRFGDGYTRYELADDEAHHDHLICLECGKITEFEEPLIEELQERVAARYGFDVLEHKHELYGVCKECAAKRKPKAKGRSR is encoded by the coding sequence ATGAAGTCGAGCGGGGCCGACAAGGGCGTTGGGGGAGTGCCCAAGCCACCGGATACGGAGCGGCTGCGCCAACAGCTCGAGGCCTACATGACCAAGCGCGGCCTGCGCTCCACGGAGCAGCGCCGCGCCATCATCGACACCTTCTTCGATCAGACCGAGCACGTGACCATCGATCGCATGCTGGAGCTGGTCCGCCACGAGGATCCGCGCATCGGCTACGCCACGGTGTACCGCACCATGAAGCTCTTGGTGGACGGCGGCATCGTCCACGAGCTTCGCTTCGGTGACGGCTACACCCGCTACGAGCTGGCGGACGACGAAGCCCACCACGACCACTTGATCTGTCTCGAGTGCGGGAAGATCACGGAGTTCGAAGAGCCGTTGATCGAAGAGCTGCAGGAACGCGTCGCCGCGCGCTACGGCTTCGACGTGCTCGAGCACAAGCACGAGCTCTACGGCGTGTGCAAGGAGTGCGCTGCCAAGCGCAAGCCCAAGGCTAAGGGTCGATCTCGATGA
- a CDS encoding glycosyltransferase family 2 protein produces MTVVAIVPAFQAGPTVGAVVRDLLLAGAETVIVVDDGSTDDTAVEARAAGAEVVSHPVNRGKGAALLTGLEAARRAGKTVVVTVDADGQHPASEALRLARDPAPDHALVLGVRDLVQAGAPRANQISNGISNAFLSLFTRRRLADTQCGLRRYPVTRTLGLDLRSTGYELEAEVVMRAAQAHWPIVQVPVRVVYPPAGERTTHFHSVKDPTRIVLRVLGTQLLRRHG; encoded by the coding sequence ATGACAGTCGTCGCCATCGTCCCCGCGTTCCAGGCAGGCCCGACGGTCGGGGCGGTGGTGCGGGATCTGCTGCTGGCGGGAGCCGAGACCGTGATCGTGGTGGACGACGGGTCCACGGACGACACCGCCGTCGAGGCCAGGGCGGCGGGCGCAGAGGTGGTTTCCCATCCGGTGAACCGCGGCAAGGGCGCCGCGCTCCTCACGGGCTTGGAGGCCGCGCGCCGCGCCGGCAAAACCGTGGTGGTCACGGTGGACGCCGACGGTCAGCATCCCGCGTCGGAAGCTCTGCGGTTGGCCCGGGATCCGGCCCCGGATCACGCACTGGTGCTGGGCGTGCGAGACCTGGTGCAGGCTGGCGCCCCCCGCGCCAATCAGATCTCGAACGGCATCTCCAACGCGTTCCTGTCGCTCTTCACCCGCCGCCGGCTGGCGGACACTCAGTGCGGGCTTCGCCGTTACCCGGTGACACGCACCTTGGGCCTCGACCTTCGCAGCACCGGTTACGAGCTCGAAGCGGAGGTGGTGATGCGCGCCGCGCAGGCGCACTGGCCCATAGTGCAGGTCCCGGTGCGGGTCGTCTATCCGCCTGCCGGCGAGCGCACCACGCACTTTCACTCCGTCAAGGACCCCACGCGCATCGTACTTCGGGTGCTCGGCACGCAGCTGCTTCGGAGACACGGATGA